A single window of Thalassoroseus pseudoceratinae DNA harbors:
- a CDS encoding NHL repeat-containing protein, with amino-acid sequence MTSAPKSAVNRREFLAQSATATAAIVAAPAVITAAKTDKPLIVGEGEHRYEVQHNWPELPSEYTWQTTHNVAVDKSGNLYVIHEGRANLKDHPSIFVFDANGKFIRAFGNQFQGGGHGLEVRQEGSEEFLYVCAYQQVKAFAKLTLTGETVWEKYAPMESGVYAAKEDTDRKKVWGRDRFLPTNFAFLDDGGFLLADGYGSFYIHRYDKDANWVSKFGGPGQGEGKFATPHGIWIDRRGDGDPEVVICDRAHHTLQYLTLDGKYLRTQTGFGLPANIDTWEDLLLVPELHARVTLLNDKNEVVAQLGDDVKRVTSKKGIRNDASRWQAGKFVHPHDACFAANGDIFVAEWVATGRISRLKKLS; translated from the coding sequence ATGACTTCCGCGCCCAAGTCCGCCGTTAACCGTCGAGAATTCCTCGCTCAATCCGCGACCGCGACCGCCGCAATCGTTGCTGCTCCCGCTGTGATCACCGCCGCGAAAACCGACAAACCACTGATCGTCGGCGAAGGCGAACACCGCTACGAAGTCCAGCACAACTGGCCGGAACTTCCGAGCGAATACACGTGGCAAACGACACACAACGTCGCGGTGGACAAATCCGGCAACCTGTATGTCATTCACGAAGGCCGTGCGAATCTCAAAGACCATCCATCCATTTTCGTGTTCGATGCGAACGGAAAATTCATCCGAGCATTCGGGAATCAATTCCAAGGCGGCGGTCACGGGTTGGAAGTCCGTCAGGAAGGCAGCGAGGAATTTCTCTACGTCTGTGCGTATCAGCAAGTCAAAGCCTTCGCAAAACTGACACTCACCGGTGAAACCGTCTGGGAAAAGTACGCCCCGATGGAATCCGGTGTCTACGCTGCCAAGGAAGACACCGACCGCAAGAAAGTTTGGGGGCGGGACCGATTTCTTCCCACGAACTTCGCATTTCTGGATGACGGCGGATTCCTGCTCGCCGACGGATACGGTTCATTCTACATTCACCGGTACGACAAAGACGCAAACTGGGTTTCCAAGTTCGGCGGCCCCGGTCAGGGTGAAGGCAAGTTCGCCACACCGCACGGCATTTGGATCGACCGTCGCGGCGACGGAGACCCCGAAGTCGTCATCTGTGACCGAGCCCATCACACATTGCAATACCTCACACTTGATGGCAAATATCTGCGAACACAAACCGGCTTCGGTCTGCCCGCCAACATCGACACGTGGGAAGACTTGCTTCTGGTGCCGGAACTCCATGCCCGTGTCACGCTGTTGAACGACAAGAACGAAGTCGTCGCGCAACTCGGTGACGACGTCAAACGTGTGACATCGAAAAAAGGCATCCGCAACGATGCCTCACGTTGGCAAGCAGGC
- a CDS encoding TolC family protein codes for MVSEALLVSAVSPGESVELEMPPAPVPAPDQLPTTLTNGLTLQSLEAMALENNPTLRQAGLLVRQAEGNWLQVGLYPNPTAGYVGDEINDDGTAGRQGVFVNQTVVTADKLELNQAAASWNVEQSRWQANAQRWAVINSVRSQFYQLLAAQRTVEIAEDLHKIVSKGLETAEELKKAGQVPQTDVLQAKIELNAVDVILQTARHRQIGTRRELAAFIGIDELPNDPLEGTLDRDPTPLDFESEWLRLQADNPVLQSAHAQVEQAKAQLHREQVQPIPDVQLQGSVSNDFAADNAVFGLQVGVMLPVHDKNQGNISAAYAAFHAALENVQRLELALRQQLAQSVQRYEVARAQVELYRDEILPTAQEALDLTTRGYESGEIGFLRLLTVRRTYVENQINAIAAMRELNLAAVQLDGLLITGGLNSPSQTVGNFGGSTGRSSQNRIGRPQSMITMPRPE; via the coding sequence ATGGTGAGCGAAGCCCTGTTGGTTTCGGCAGTATCTCCCGGTGAATCGGTCGAGTTGGAAATGCCACCGGCACCGGTGCCAGCCCCGGATCAGTTGCCGACCACGCTTACCAATGGACTCACGTTGCAATCGTTGGAAGCGATGGCCCTGGAGAACAATCCAACATTACGACAAGCCGGTTTGCTTGTGCGGCAAGCCGAGGGCAATTGGCTGCAAGTCGGTCTGTATCCCAACCCAACGGCTGGTTATGTCGGTGATGAAATCAACGATGATGGAACCGCTGGTCGTCAGGGCGTGTTCGTCAATCAAACCGTCGTGACCGCCGACAAACTCGAGCTGAACCAAGCGGCAGCCAGTTGGAACGTCGAACAATCTCGTTGGCAGGCAAACGCACAACGTTGGGCCGTCATCAACAGCGTCAGGAGCCAGTTCTATCAACTGCTCGCGGCCCAAAGAACCGTCGAGATCGCTGAAGATCTCCACAAAATTGTCAGCAAGGGACTCGAGACCGCTGAGGAGCTCAAGAAAGCTGGTCAGGTCCCGCAAACCGACGTACTCCAAGCAAAAATTGAATTGAATGCCGTCGATGTCATCTTACAAACAGCACGGCATCGACAGATTGGCACGCGACGTGAACTCGCCGCGTTCATTGGGATCGATGAACTTCCCAATGATCCGCTCGAGGGAACACTCGATCGCGATCCGACGCCGCTCGATTTTGAATCGGAATGGCTTCGACTGCAAGCAGACAACCCGGTTTTGCAATCGGCACACGCACAAGTCGAGCAAGCCAAAGCCCAGTTGCATCGCGAGCAAGTTCAACCCATTCCAGACGTCCAATTACAAGGCAGTGTCTCGAACGATTTCGCCGCCGATAACGCCGTGTTCGGTTTGCAAGTGGGCGTGATGCTACCCGTTCACGACAAGAACCAAGGAAATATCTCCGCAGCGTATGCGGCATTTCATGCGGCTCTCGAAAACGTACAGCGATTGGAACTTGCTCTGCGTCAGCAACTCGCTCAGTCTGTGCAACGCTATGAAGTCGCACGGGCTCAGGTTGAACTCTATCGAGACGAGATTCTCCCAACGGCCCAAGAAGCACTGGATTTGACTACCCGCGGATACGAATCCGGTGAGATCGGTTTTCTTCGGCTGCTCACCGTTCGCCGAACGTATGTCGAGAATCAAATCAACGCCATCGCCGCCATGCGGGAACTCAATTTGGCTGCCGTCCAACTCGACGGGTTGTTGATCACCGGCGGACTGAATTCGCCTAGCCAAACTGTAGGGAACTTTGGAGGTTCCACGGGACGATCGAGCCAAAACCGTATCGGCCGGCCTCAATCGATGATCACAATGCCCCGGCCGGAATAA
- a CDS encoding Gfo/Idh/MocA family protein, with amino-acid sequence MVPVRTALVGCGKVGQIHAQALAKLAESNFVAVCDGQRDRAERFASEYHVSAFDSVSEMVSKTGAEAVMICTPHPLHEQPCVEAAKLGAHVLVEKPMASSLESCDRMLDACDSAGVQLGIVSQRRFFEPVQRMKTAIDAGKIGKPILGTFSMFSWRDQAYYESDPWRGRWDTEGGGVLVNQSPHQLDMLQWFMGDIEEISGYWSNLNHPYIEVEDTSVAIVRFKSGGLGNIVTSLSQNPGIHTKVHIHGSNGASVGVQTDSGATFVAGMSSIADPPLNDLWTISGEEHRLAKFEKEDRQRFTEIDATTFYHELQIQDFLQGIRQNRPPLVSGIEGRIVVEMFTAIYQSNQTRRPIAFPVAC; translated from the coding sequence ATGGTTCCGGTTCGGACAGCACTTGTTGGTTGTGGCAAGGTGGGGCAGATTCATGCGCAAGCCTTGGCGAAGCTGGCGGAATCGAATTTCGTCGCCGTGTGTGACGGTCAACGGGACCGAGCCGAGCGGTTCGCCAGCGAGTACCATGTCTCGGCGTTTGATTCCGTTTCGGAAATGGTAAGCAAAACCGGTGCCGAAGCTGTGATGATCTGCACACCGCATCCGCTGCACGAGCAACCGTGCGTGGAAGCCGCCAAGCTGGGTGCTCACGTTCTCGTCGAAAAACCGATGGCGTCTTCGTTGGAATCTTGTGATCGAATGCTTGATGCCTGCGATTCGGCGGGTGTGCAACTGGGAATCGTCAGTCAGCGTCGATTCTTCGAACCTGTCCAACGCATGAAAACGGCGATTGATGCCGGCAAGATCGGCAAGCCAATTTTGGGCACGTTTTCGATGTTCAGTTGGCGGGACCAAGCATACTACGAATCCGACCCGTGGCGAGGCCGCTGGGACACCGAAGGCGGTGGTGTGTTGGTCAATCAATCGCCGCATCAGTTGGACATGCTGCAATGGTTCATGGGAGACATCGAGGAAATATCCGGTTACTGGAGCAATTTGAATCATCCTTACATTGAAGTCGAAGACACCTCCGTAGCGATCGTGCGGTTCAAATCCGGTGGACTCGGCAACATCGTGACGAGTCTTTCCCAAAACCCCGGCATCCACACGAAAGTGCATATTCACGGATCGAATGGAGCATCGGTCGGGGTCCAAACCGATTCCGGAGCCACGTTTGTCGCCGGGATGTCATCCATCGCCGACCCGCCCCTGAACGATCTCTGGACAATCTCTGGTGAAGAACACCGACTCGCGAAATTTGAAAAAGAAGATCGTCAACGGTTCACCGAGATCGACGCCACAACGTTCTACCACGAATTGCAGATTCAAGATTTTCTGCAGGGTATCCGTCAGAATCGCCCGCCGTTGGTCAGTGGGATCGAAGGCCGCATCGTCGTTGAAATGTTCACAGCGATTTACCAGTCCAATCAAACTCGTCGACCAATCGCATTTCCTGTTGCGTGTTGA
- the rnr gene encoding ribonuclease R: MNEFEQQILDYLTQPDYKPIKASLLAKKLRVPKSKLSAFHDLLEQLIEDGQVRENRNGRIRPRALAGEVVGIIKRVGSGGGYVIPHERTPELQELDVYVAPEDVAAAHTGDEVTVRLSNRRRSNGQRCGRVTSIIQRATQTFVGTYFVDGEIGLVRVDGTTFTDPIFVGDSRAKSARPGDKVVIEMLRFPTPRYEGEGVITEVLGAFGEPGVDMQSIIHEFGLPQAFPEDALQEAREQAELFDEEVVGDRDDFTKNITVTIDPVDARDFDDAISLKRTRKGHWQLMVHIADVAHFVQKGSPLDREAYDRATSIYLPGRVIPMLPELISNGLASLQQGRIRYTKTVEIEYTPDGIPVDVQFHNSVIKVNKRFAYEEVMPIIRNPDKHKGRISAKVRQMLGWMHELAMTLRKRRFESGALELHLKEVKLDFNSDGAVSGAHTVEHDESHQIIEEFMLAANIAVATAMDDMEYPFLRRVHPEPDELKLKAFAEFSTALGFPIKKYQSRSHLQALIDDVHAKPGEQAVNFALLRSMKQASYSPEEVGHYALAEENYCHFTSPIRRYPDLTVHRLFDEIVKHNKKARFDNFSELAKQGRHCSDRERRAATAERELTKVKLLTYMESQVDETLEAVITGVERFGVFCQGVDVPAEGMIHVTALEPADYYDYEQSTFAFVGRRTGARFRLGDRIRVVVARVDVDRRELDFRVAPDNAPKTKKSKTKKKPKPKPKKTIRVKRKRRK, from the coding sequence ATGAACGAATTCGAACAACAGATTCTCGACTACCTCACGCAGCCCGACTATAAGCCGATCAAGGCGTCTCTACTAGCAAAGAAGCTTCGGGTTCCAAAGTCGAAACTATCCGCGTTCCACGATCTCTTGGAACAACTGATTGAAGATGGCCAAGTCCGTGAGAACCGCAATGGACGGATTCGTCCGCGCGCACTCGCGGGGGAAGTTGTCGGCATCATCAAACGCGTGGGCAGCGGCGGCGGTTATGTGATTCCGCACGAACGCACCCCGGAGTTACAAGAACTCGATGTGTACGTTGCGCCTGAGGATGTAGCTGCTGCGCACACAGGTGATGAAGTCACCGTCCGTCTGTCGAACCGTCGACGCAGCAACGGGCAGCGTTGCGGCCGTGTCACTTCGATCATCCAACGGGCGACGCAAACCTTTGTCGGCACCTATTTCGTGGATGGCGAAATCGGTTTGGTGCGAGTCGATGGAACGACATTTACCGATCCAATTTTCGTAGGCGATTCCCGTGCGAAGTCGGCCCGGCCTGGTGACAAAGTCGTCATCGAGATGCTGCGGTTTCCGACTCCGCGTTATGAAGGTGAAGGCGTCATTACGGAAGTGCTCGGCGCGTTTGGTGAACCCGGCGTGGATATGCAGAGCATCATCCACGAATTCGGTTTGCCGCAAGCATTCCCGGAAGATGCCTTGCAGGAAGCACGTGAGCAAGCGGAGTTGTTCGACGAGGAAGTTGTTGGCGACCGCGATGATTTCACGAAGAACATCACAGTAACGATCGACCCCGTCGATGCCCGAGACTTTGACGATGCGATTTCGCTGAAACGGACTCGCAAAGGGCATTGGCAGTTGATGGTGCATATTGCTGATGTCGCTCACTTCGTGCAAAAGGGGTCGCCGCTGGATCGGGAAGCCTATGATCGGGCGACGAGTATCTATCTTCCCGGTCGTGTGATTCCGATGCTCCCGGAATTAATCTCGAATGGTCTTGCGAGTCTTCAGCAAGGAAGAATTCGCTACACCAAGACCGTGGAAATCGAATACACCCCGGATGGCATCCCTGTGGATGTGCAATTCCACAATTCGGTCATCAAGGTGAATAAGCGATTCGCGTATGAAGAAGTCATGCCGATCATTCGGAATCCCGACAAGCACAAAGGCCGAATCAGTGCGAAGGTTCGCCAAATGTTGGGATGGATGCACGAACTCGCCATGACACTTCGCAAACGCCGCTTCGAATCCGGGGCGTTGGAACTGCATCTGAAAGAGGTCAAACTCGATTTTAATTCCGACGGTGCCGTGAGCGGAGCGCACACTGTCGAGCATGACGAGAGTCACCAGATCATCGAAGAGTTCATGTTGGCCGCCAATATCGCTGTGGCGACGGCGATGGATGACATGGAGTATCCGTTCCTCCGTCGGGTCCATCCAGAACCGGACGAACTCAAATTGAAGGCATTCGCAGAGTTTTCAACGGCACTTGGGTTTCCGATCAAGAAGTATCAAAGCCGATCGCATTTGCAGGCGTTAATTGACGATGTCCATGCGAAACCGGGTGAGCAGGCAGTGAATTTCGCGTTGCTTCGCAGTATGAAGCAGGCGTCATATTCGCCGGAGGAAGTCGGACACTATGCATTGGCCGAGGAGAACTATTGTCACTTCACCAGCCCGATTCGGCGGTATCCCGATTTGACCGTGCATCGGTTGTTCGATGAAATCGTCAAGCACAACAAGAAGGCCCGCTTTGACAATTTCTCGGAACTCGCGAAACAAGGGCGGCATTGTTCCGACCGTGAACGCCGAGCTGCGACCGCTGAGCGTGAACTGACGAAGGTCAAATTGCTCACGTATATGGAGAGCCAAGTCGATGAGACGCTGGAGGCCGTCATCACTGGGGTTGAACGCTTCGGGGTGTTCTGCCAAGGCGTCGATGTGCCCGCCGAAGGCATGATTCACGTCACCGCCTTGGAACCGGCGGACTATTACGACTACGAGCAATCAACCTTCGCATTTGTGGGGCGTCGCACTGGGGCCCGGTTCCGTTTGGGGGATCGCATTCGCGTTGTTGTTGCACGAGTGGACGTCGATCGCCGCGAACTCGATTTCCGTGTCGCACCAGACAACGCACCGAAAACGAAGAAGTCAAAAACGAAAAAGAAGCCCAAGCCAAAGCCCAAGAAGACGATTCGCGTGAAGCGGAAACGCCGGAAATAG
- a CDS encoding SDR family oxidoreductase, producing the protein MNRFEGKKILVTGGSGGIGKATALQLAKEGAEVLVTGTNESKLDDVQSAHPNITAIKNDAGDPQAAEKLAGAVKEQFGQLDAAFLNAGYGQFVPHNEVTSDLFDSQYDVNVRGPILHAKVLSPLIKDGGNLLFTTSVATYLGMDGGVLYNSTKGALRTVVRVLASELADRKIRVNAVAPGPIGSDFFDRTNMGDDEQEQMTEQIKQQVPLGRFGEPEEVAEVAAFLMSDAASYVSAAEFVVDGGMTQR; encoded by the coding sequence ATGAATCGTTTTGAGGGAAAGAAGATCCTCGTTACTGGCGGGTCCGGTGGCATCGGGAAGGCAACCGCACTGCAGTTGGCCAAAGAAGGTGCCGAGGTGCTGGTCACTGGTACGAACGAGTCCAAGTTGGACGATGTGCAATCAGCCCATCCGAACATCACGGCCATCAAGAACGACGCCGGTGATCCACAAGCCGCCGAGAAACTAGCCGGGGCAGTCAAAGAACAATTCGGGCAACTCGACGCCGCGTTCTTGAATGCGGGCTATGGTCAGTTTGTTCCCCACAATGAAGTCACGTCCGACTTGTTTGATTCGCAATACGATGTCAACGTTCGGGGACCGATACTCCATGCGAAAGTCCTATCGCCACTGATCAAGGACGGCGGGAACCTGCTGTTCACGACTTCGGTTGCGACATACTTGGGGATGGATGGCGGAGTGCTTTACAACTCGACCAAGGGAGCTCTGCGGACTGTGGTGCGTGTTCTTGCGAGCGAACTGGCAGACCGCAAGATTCGTGTCAACGCAGTCGCTCCCGGTCCTATCGGTTCCGACTTCTTCGACCGCACCAACATGGGCGACGACGAACAAGAACAGATGACCGAGCAAATCAAGCAACAAGTTCCATTGGGGCGATTTGGCGAGCCGGAAGAAGTCGCTGAAGTGGCAGCGTTCTTGATGTCCGACGCCGCGTCTTATGTCTCCGCTGCTGAATTCGTTGTCGATGGCGGAATGACACAACGCTAG
- a CDS encoding c-type cytochrome, with translation MSIWIRIRSGLALLVLVGCVGFMMQTPTDVVGQDDDPKKSESSSDMSKIERGKYLATEVAMCVQCHSPRRSNGEIDSRKLFEGAPVPVASPYRSTQWAFHAPSIAGLPGGWSEADLVMLLTTAKRPRGPKPDAPMPPYKMTVEDASAIAAYLNSLE, from the coding sequence GTGAGTATCTGGATTCGAATCCGCTCGGGTTTGGCCCTGCTGGTTCTTGTTGGCTGCGTGGGATTTATGATGCAAACTCCAACGGATGTCGTTGGCCAGGATGACGACCCAAAGAAATCGGAATCGTCCAGCGACATGAGCAAGATCGAACGCGGGAAGTATCTCGCGACGGAAGTCGCAATGTGCGTGCAATGTCATTCGCCGCGTCGTTCCAATGGCGAAATCGATTCCCGCAAACTCTTCGAAGGTGCTCCCGTCCCTGTCGCTAGCCCGTATCGCTCGACGCAATGGGCGTTTCATGCACCTTCGATCGCTGGTTTGCCAGGGGGATGGAGTGAAGCGGATTTGGTCATGCTCCTCACCACCGCCAAACGCCCGCGTGGTCCGAAACCGGATGCCCCAATGCCCCCCTACAAAATGACCGTCGAGGATGCTTCTGCCATCGCTGCATACTTGAACTCGCTCGAATAA
- a CDS encoding tetratricopeptide repeat protein yields the protein MKNLVFAVMAVWISGGLPHASGQIVHSFDFQYYHGPVGGGFPVVCGQYGLQSCVVSPPPIWTRTDCVLFESTPIYTPVAISGPVPTVGQWPPEQWTPAFVPNQFPVPNTFALRNSIGGPVNAIVGPTEPILPEPSSHTSILKSLRTQIRGDHWFRKQEFSAAYRRYRDAVNQARDRGAAHLRLTIALAAINQFDRAAEQLKKGLRADPALVEEADTLETVFGPENEVAKQGVLLAVLEWLEEEKQNPDRLFLAGALLQFDGQTERAKELLESGRKLSPRAGWFDPLLAAIPPANANEP from the coding sequence ATGAAGAACTTGGTCTTCGCCGTAATGGCAGTTTGGATCTCTGGGGGCCTTCCGCACGCCAGCGGGCAGATCGTGCATTCCTTCGACTTCCAATACTACCACGGCCCCGTTGGCGGCGGATTTCCGGTCGTTTGCGGTCAATACGGTTTACAAAGTTGCGTGGTCAGCCCGCCACCAATCTGGACGCGGACCGATTGCGTGCTGTTTGAATCCACGCCGATCTACACACCAGTGGCTATTTCCGGCCCGGTCCCAACCGTGGGACAATGGCCACCCGAGCAATGGACGCCGGCATTTGTGCCGAATCAGTTTCCGGTTCCCAACACGTTCGCTCTCCGGAACTCGATCGGTGGCCCGGTCAATGCGATCGTCGGACCAACCGAACCGATCCTGCCGGAACCGTCGTCACATACCTCGATTCTCAAAAGTCTACGGACGCAGATTCGTGGAGACCATTGGTTCCGGAAACAGGAATTCAGCGCTGCGTATCGTCGTTATCGGGATGCTGTCAATCAAGCTCGTGACCGTGGAGCGGCCCATTTACGGTTGACGATTGCCCTCGCGGCGATTAATCAATTCGACCGGGCGGCCGAGCAACTCAAAAAGGGACTGCGAGCGGACCCGGCACTCGTCGAGGAGGCGGACACCTTAGAAACGGTGTTTGGGCCGGAGAACGAAGTCGCCAAGCAAGGAGTGTTGCTCGCGGTTCTCGAATGGTTGGAAGAAGAGAAGCAAAACCCCGATCGGCTGTTCCTGGCGGGGGCGTTGTTGCAATTCGACGGCCAAACAGAGCGGGCGAAAGAGTTGCTCGAGTCCGGTCGCAAACTCTCGCCGCGAGCGGGTTGGTTCGATCCATTGCTTGCCGCGATTCCGCCCGCCAACGCGAATGAACCCTGA
- a CDS encoding polyprenol monophosphomannose synthase, producing the protein MTTEDSSTTSNNSNERTLVTLCTYNESENLPGLIAEIHQHAADVDVLVIDDNSPDGTGRIADHLASTDSRIHVLHRAEKQGIGAATLAGFWWAIDRGYFWLINMDADFSHHPRHLPELRAAITGTNGEPVDVVIGSRYVKGGGIEGWGPLRHVMSRGVNFYARSALGLRTKDNSGSFRCYRVSKLAEIDWSRVRAKGYAFEEEVLYRCRRVGCRFAEVPIVFLDRQHGQSKINTREVRRALWDIFRLGIDNVRRVPVREAGEKTPS; encoded by the coding sequence TTGACCACCGAAGATTCATCGACAACATCGAACAATTCCAACGAACGAACACTGGTAACGCTTTGTACCTACAACGAAAGTGAAAACCTGCCGGGGCTGATCGCAGAAATTCATCAGCATGCGGCTGACGTCGATGTGTTGGTGATCGACGACAATTCCCCAGACGGCACGGGGCGAATTGCCGATCATTTAGCATCGACTGATTCTCGAATTCACGTTTTGCATCGCGCGGAGAAACAGGGCATCGGTGCCGCCACGTTGGCTGGGTTTTGGTGGGCGATTGACCGAGGTTACTTCTGGCTGATCAACATGGACGCGGATTTCAGTCATCACCCGCGACACCTGCCGGAACTTCGCGCGGCCATCACCGGGACGAATGGCGAACCCGTGGATGTTGTCATCGGTTCGCGATATGTGAAGGGCGGGGGAATCGAAGGTTGGGGACCGCTTCGACACGTGATGAGCAGAGGCGTAAACTTCTACGCCCGATCCGCACTCGGATTACGAACGAAAGACAACAGCGGTTCGTTCCGCTGTTACCGGGTCAGTAAACTCGCAGAGATCGACTGGAGCCGCGTCCGAGCGAAAGGCTACGCGTTCGAAGAGGAAGTGTTGTATCGCTGCCGCCGGGTCGGTTGCCGATTCGCGGAAGTGCCAATCGTCTTTCTCGACCGCCAACATGGACAATCGAAGATCAACACTCGTGAAGTCCGACGGGCCTTGTGGGATATTTTCCGATTGGGCATCGACAACGTCCGTCGTGTGCCGGTCCGCGAGGCCGGTGAGAAAACACCCTCGTAG
- a CDS encoding TolB family protein produces the protein MIDRFLTLAFAFGLLMGSVAQAAEPASSESASSESEAKYLGNIHQVTKGLPRAGEGYFSPDGKTIVFQAYPVGYPFYQIYTQDLKSGDVRRISPGRGRTTCAYFTPDAGKILFASAHTHPHVGREELTARKIAAEGGRRRYQWDFDEYMDIYTVDRDGTNLTQLTDAPGYDAEGSYSSDGKHIVFTSTRDGDPDLYIMDADGGNVRQIVNVDGYDGGPFFSPDDKWVIFRSDRDKEHMLQLYAVSVDGKHEVQLTDNLNEVNWCPYFHPSGKYIIWSSADYSRGPVGAHFQLKTMDIEYDDETFKGGQVTQITTAPSADVLPVFSPDGTKLMWTSTRTEDGSSQLWMADWLRGEPKK, from the coding sequence ATGATTGATCGATTTTTAACTTTGGCGTTCGCGTTTGGTTTGCTCATGGGGAGTGTGGCACAAGCGGCCGAACCGGCATCGTCCGAATCGGCATCCTCTGAATCGGAAGCCAAGTATTTGGGGAACATCCACCAAGTTACCAAAGGCTTGCCTCGGGCGGGGGAAGGGTATTTCTCGCCGGACGGCAAAACCATCGTGTTCCAAGCGTATCCGGTTGGCTATCCGTTCTACCAAATCTATACACAGGACCTGAAATCCGGCGACGTGCGGCGAATCAGCCCCGGTCGCGGGCGGACAACCTGTGCGTACTTCACTCCCGATGCCGGAAAGATTCTCTTCGCCTCGGCTCATACCCATCCACACGTTGGACGGGAAGAGTTGACCGCTCGGAAAATCGCAGCTGAAGGTGGACGCCGACGCTACCAATGGGATTTCGATGAGTACATGGATATCTACACTGTCGACCGAGATGGCACAAATCTGACCCAACTCACCGATGCACCCGGATACGATGCCGAAGGAAGTTACTCGTCTGACGGCAAACACATCGTGTTTACGTCGACTCGTGATGGCGATCCCGATTTGTACATCATGGATGCCGACGGTGGAAATGTTCGGCAAATCGTCAATGTTGACGGCTACGACGGCGGACCGTTCTTCTCACCGGATGATAAGTGGGTTATCTTCCGAAGTGACCGTGATAAAGAACACATGCTGCAACTGTACGCGGTTTCGGTCGATGGCAAACACGAAGTCCAACTGACCGACAATTTGAACGAAGTCAACTGGTGCCCCTATTTTCATCCCAGCGGGAAGTACATCATCTGGTCGAGTGCCGACTACAGTCGCGGTCCAGTTGGGGCTCACTTCCAACTCAAGACGATGGATATCGAGTACGACGACGAGACGTTCAAAGGCGGCCAAGTTACACAAATTACAACTGCTCCCAGTGCCGACGTGCTTCCTGTCTTTAGTCCCGATGGCACCAAACTAATGTGGACCAGCACACGCACGGAAGACGGCAGCAGTCAACTCTGGATGGCCGACTGGCTCCGCGGAGAACCGAAAAAGTAG